AAGGAACTCAGTTCTGactcattttagaaaaaaagagtttctcaaaagctggggagatggttcagtggataaaacaTGCTGCAACCAATGACCGGAGTttaaatccccagaactcaaaCAATCTGGAGCTGCCTAGAGGACCTGCGATACCCATGCTTCTAAGgtgagctgggaggcagagacatgtgaACTCTTGGAAAATCATGGGACAGATGGCCTGGTGTACACAGCacaagagagactctgcctctgaCAAGGtgtaaggttgtcctctgactgcttcCTTCACATatactgtgacacacacacacacacacacacacacacacacaccaataataataactataatgataataataatgatgataaataCTTTATGAGGCATGCAAACTGCTTTCAGAAGGAAGTTGCTAGGGAACTTGGACATGAGTAGTCACTGTCCTCAAGTATTGGGCTCCAACTCTTGgctctgcttcttctgccttggcTTAGACCCCAGCAGACCGTCCCTTTCCAGGGACAAGGTTGACCAGGATCAGCTCCAGGCTTACAGCCTGCCAACGGAGCAATCGTGTTGAAACACTGACTTTTCTAATTATTGCAGCCAATGTTTCGAGACGGTGCTGTTCTGGACTGGACTGGAGCAAGTTTGATAGAACGGATTCTTCTGGGCAGTGGTGTGGAATTGCTCCAACAGGCCAGGCTAGGGTCAGTTTTGACTAACTCACTCCAATTTGTTTATTACTCTTctgattttatataaaaacaaccTCATACCCCAGGAAAGTCCTCAATTCACTGTAAACCAAGACAGTTGGCACCTTAGGAGTCCATGCTGGGGACAAGGGGAGTACTATGGCTAGCCTAACTGAGCTCTCACAGGCTAAGAATGGTGTGTGGGGGCGGGCACCAGAGAGATACCTCTGTGGtgaagagcatgtactgttcattcagaggacccgagttagGTTTGCAACACCCACAAAGTCAGGTTACAATGACCTGagacaccagctccaggggaacctggggcctctggttTCCTCAGGCACCTGTCCTCACTTGCACATAgagacactcacatacacataattacaaataaCACAAATAAAGCCTTAAAATATGAAAGTGGGTGGTCTCCATTAGAACcataagaaaaagaacaaattcgGGGCAGGCGGAACACCAGAATAATACCTTTTCTATTCATCCTTTTGGACTAGAGGTCCCATGAGGGCAGGGACTGAATCTTActcattttcatttcttgtgtgtgggggtggggtgaggtggtggAATGAGCTCTCCACAGAAGAAAGCCTCCAGAgaatttgtgttctttctttcattttattacatACTTTGAGAACTATCTCTTAGGATGAAGAAATGTCACAGTAGATGATACAGGATCATTTTAAACAGTGTTGCAGTGTAGGAGAATCTCCATCTCTCTTGAGATTATTCAAACTTAATATTGCTTAAAGCAAGGTAGGTGGATAACCTCATTCCCTGAACTCTCAAAATTACCATGGAGCCATGTTTCATAAGGCAGTTTCATGGCTTATAGCTGCAACAAAACCTACATTATGTTTTCTTCATATAATCATCTCGTATGCATCCGGATCTGCACTTTCAGCTACTCCCCTGAAGACTTGATGTTGACTcacttgtttgtgttttgtggctGTCTTATTAGAATGGTGAGCAGGGGTTGTTTTGCTTTGGCCAGGGTGTGGCTTTTGCTCTGAAACCGTTTTCCTGTAACTTCTGACCTAACTCCTGCCAACAGTGGGTTAGGCATCAGTCGGTGTGCTTAAAGACCTACACCCTTAGCTTTGAAAACAgaatcaaattattttaatattttgagttAATGAACAGATGGGAAATCTTGAACTTAGttcatggaagaaaatgaaacagcCTTTGACATGCTGTTTTCAAATCTGGCATTGCCTGTGGAGACAAGGACTGTAGTCTGTGTGAATTCAGCCTGGCCAGTTCTTTCTAGGGCACATCACTCATTTGTGAATAAATTTAGGCTATTGCTTCCTTGCAGTCTCTAAcacaaaatgttttcaaagatgtagggttttttttctttacttttactctttgaggggcccaccacccagctcccaaataaatatacagagtattattctttcttataaatgctcgaccttagcttggcttgtttcttgacagcttttcttaaatcatcctgtttaccttttgcctctgggcttttacctttctatattctatatctctttttttccttcttactccatgtgtTACTcggtggctggcccttggagtcctcctctccttctccttttttcccctccacCCTCTTCTTCTATTTAGTCTCTCTGCTTGGCAGCTCCACCTACTAtctctttcctgcctcactattagaccaatcatgtgttttagacaggcaaagtatcacagcttcacagagctaaaaaaaaaaaaaaaaaaaaaaagcaatataaaagaatgcaacacatctatgcatcattaaacaaatgttccacaacacaaatgaatgtaacacatcttaaactatattctacaacataaaggCTCTCTATATAAAACTTTCTTTTCAAAAGGCTGAGGTGAAAAAATATTTACGTGAATGTTATTTTTTTGTCTAcctaaataaaacaatatttatgtCAAAAATTACATTAGAAATGAATATCAGTATTAATGTCACATTCTTTTACCTTTACATATCTAGAAGGACACTTTAGTGGACTTTCCAGCACCCACTCCATCTCAAATCTACTAAGGAATAAAGAAGTAGTTTGGGAAAAACAGTTCCTTCCCAGTGCTCAGCTTAGGGTGTGGATGGAAAGACTGGTAGTTAAGTGTCCTTATTTTTTCCTTACTCAGAGTTGGGCATGTGAGACAGCAACTAGTCTAACTGAAAAGTTGGTGGCGCTACTAAGAGACCAAACCTCCAAGAAGACCTTTATATCACCCAAAgggcataaaaaagaaaaaaaaaaaaaaaaaggattctattACTGCTGTAACTGCAAGTAGTTGTCTTTACCCTGAAAGGAACCAAATGCCAATCCATTTCCAGGCAGGGAAAGAGTGGTGATCATGAGTAATGGCTCCCTAGCTGGGCTGCAAAGTCAGCGATTTCTGAAGTGCACCTTCCTTCTGGATTTCTCGTTCTACAAGGAAACAAATAACCCTTATCATTTAGGCTTATTTGACACAAGATCTCAATAACGGTTGACAAGGGAAATAATATGAGAGATAACAGGAGTCTGGTGCCAAAAGGAGCCATTTTGTCCCTTTGTTTTTGACTACTTGATCTTCCCGTGGAGGAGACCGGACTGCAAGGGTCTCTGAGCCGATCCCCACACAGGCAGCAGAGTCAGGgagcttttctttctcctggtgaCCAGCACAATGCTGACACTATGGGTGTCATCCATACAGCACTcaattctgctttttcttttttaagcaattGTGTCCCCAGTAAGGAAGCAGCAGAATCTGCAGAATCAGTCCCCAAATGCAGAAAATCTAAGTGCTGCTAAACTGTATATTACACAAATTCTCCTGGAACTCCATCTTACCATTCTGAGTGGCCATCATGACAGTCACAGCTAATACCACGATCAATGACTATGCCAAGTGCTTTATCTGCTTTACTGAACTTATTTGACAAGAATCCTGAGAGGTTGGTACTACAGAACTTTCTGTGAAGATGAAGAGATGGAGTTCGAACAGGTTGAGGCAAGTGCCCAAGATTAGTCAGTGCTGGCAGATTCTAGGGCTGAATTAGATGGCTTCTACCAAGACTTCAGCAAAGACAACTTGTAGATCCAGGATGCTCCACTTTCCTAATGCACAGGGTTACCTGAGGCTTGAAACTGGAATCAATTTATCAAGGTAAACTAACAATGAACAGACCACACTCAGATTCAAATTTCTTCCTTGGCTGCACCCATGCCCTTAGTGATGGTTATACTCTCAACTTAGACCAACGTACCGCATTCCGTCTTTGGCATTTAATGACCATGGCTGCAAGGACCCGATAAATCCAGCTACTGGGTTCACAGCTAAGTTTCTCAGACTTCAGGATATAGTATACAATTATGATACCCTTAACTCATTTCTTTGTACCTTTTTGAGTATCTGGTGCAGATGcagcaataaaaatattctctgGGCATTTGCATTTTAACAGAGAAAGGGACATTAAACCTGGAGTACCTTAAGATAATCATTAAATCCAACCAAGACTGAATACTTCAATGTCAGGTTCATCTTTGgacattacaaagaaaaaaaaaatactagccTCTATCAACTGTGTGTGAGcaatacaaatattaaataaatatatctgcTTGGCAAGTCTCTTAAGTTCGAAGCTGGATTATTCAGCTCTTCGACTATTACGCTTTTTAAAGGCAAGGCCATCACTTCACATACACATCTTAGCGGTGTGAAAAGGGAAAACTGCAACAAATTTAGTTTGACGACCCTAGTTGACTTTCATTTGGGACTGTAGACGCAGGCAACACCTTATTCTCAACAGAATGAATGTCTGGATGAGATGACCAGAGTATATAACAGAAAAGGAATTCAAAAAGGCAGAAACATGCCCAGAGAAAGTCAACTGGTTGTTTTAGAGTTTCTTTCCTTATACAAGTGAAGGCGGCGGAAGGGACTTCCTCATCTTCAGGCTAGAACCGGGCACCCGTGACTAGGATGATAAGCTGATAAGCTCGGCAGGAGAGAGAGCAGCGAACCTTTCTCCCCTAGGTCCGGCTGAACTCCACCTGTCTCCGGGTGGTACGTGGAACGAACCAATGGGAAAGGGAGTCCCATACACGCTGGCGGGAGCATCCAATCCACGTCCGCGTCTCACCGGGCCGCCCGCAGCGCCGCTCTCGGCGGGGCCCGCTGTCccccggggggtggggtgggcgtcCGCTACTGCGCAGGCGTCCCAGGAAGCGCTCGCCCGAGCCGCGCTCGGCCCGCGTCCGCCTGGCCCGCCAGTGCCCCGGAGCGCGCGGTTCCGCTAGCGCCGAGTTCCGCGCGCCGGACCGAGgtggccgcggcggcggcggcgacgacgGGTGAGTCCCGAAGGGAAATGCCACTCCTTTCCCTAGCTCGGAGGGTCGAGACAGTGAGAGCCGCTGCTCCCTTCTTCTCCACGCCAGGCTCCGGGCGCCTGGCGGGGACGCGCGTGGGGTGCCCGGGGCGGCGGGGAGGTGGCGCGTCCCCCGGCAGGTGGATGTCCACTGTGACGGGAGGTGACGACGGGGGTCCCGGGACAGGAGTGCGGGCCTGGCGGCCTCTGCCTCGGTGTCCGCCCTGGGCTTGTCGTGCTGTCGAATGGTATTCCCGTCCTAAAAATACTAGACACCGAGCAGAGGGAGATGCCGGATGCTGGGTCAGGCGCTGCACAAACAACCGGTCCCGTGCTGGTCCCAGCCCGGAGCCTTGAGGGCTGCCCAGCTAGTGACCGGACAATTCCGGTGCACCTTTGGTAGGACTCCAGAGGGCAGGGCAGTCTGCTGCAGGAACGCGGCAGTGCGGTTTTCTCTCTTCCCGTTTTCCCAGAGATTTCCCAGTTTCAAGGGCACTCAGCTGcgcctctcccccgccccccccccccgtccctttCCCTCAACTAATTTTAAAGTCAGTTTTACACAGTATAGTTGGGAAGAAATTATGTTGGATCTACAATGAGTGCTTACAGAGGGACATTATTTTATACACAGCAAGATAGATGTACTGACTTGAAGAGGTTAGAAAGTCTTATGTGGCCTAGAACAGCAGAGAGCCATTTAGAATAGACTCTTTTAAGACGCAGGAAGCTTTTCAGGGAGTTGGGTTTCTTCCCTTACTTAAAGTCTTTGGGTAAACCACCTGTTACGTTACTGTGCACACAGGTGACAGTGGATAACGCTGTTTGAAAGCCAGCCACATTTGTATTTGGCTGCACCACAGAGCAGATGGGATGCTAATGCTGGAAAGTGCCTTTTAACTTGCCCTCTTCCAACCCAAGCCTGTGATGCTCTAGGTAATTCAGTGAGAGTTGACTGACATGCATTCCACCCAGGCAAGACAGTCAACCCAGAGGAACTAAGGGATGTTTTGTCTCCTAAATTGGAGACTACATCGTATTTCTAGTTATTGTCAAGCTGTCGGACGCAGTCCAGatgtgtctgcttttttttttttttttaaattcccttgAGGTTTTTGTTGGTGtgaaaaatgacagaatttcTTGCAAtgctttataattttattcttgGAACCATGGCTTTCTCATTCTATGAAAATGTGTGAGGACCTTTTTGCTGGTGGTTTGTTTACAGCTTAAGACTTGGTGATAAAATGAAACATAATGTGATAAGCTTAAAGACAAGGACTCAACCAGTGTGCTGAATTTTCCCAATCCTGGGTTTTATAATAGAATATGTGTTTTGAATATCCTTTTTATCCagaatttggggaagaaagatttttcatttgtattttgtgggagaggaggaaacaTGGGTTTTCTTATGTGGTATTGCTTTGCATATAGGAAGTAGTGTAAAATATTCTCATGTTAAAACACCCAAATCTGCATTATAAGATGCACAATTCACACCATTTTTGAGGCAAACTAAGATGATAAATATATTTTGCTATTTTGTGGTGGGGCATTTAGGGACAcagtttcacttttaaaaataattttattgatatataaGATGCCACCGAATTCACTCACTTATGTGTGCAGCCGTATGAAATTATAACCATCATCACAGTCAATTTGAAAACACTTTTCATCACCCCCAAAAGAAAGCTCCCCCTTGGCCTTTACTAACACTTTCTCGCAAGCCTACCCCTGAGTAGTTACCCATGCTGTCTTAGTTCTGTAGAACTGCACCTTCTAAACATTTCCTCTTAATAGAGTTGTACCAGAGGCGATCATTTGTGAATACCTTTCTCTTGTGTTTTGGGCATGGCATCTAGGTTTTGGACATAATCAAAGGTTATGAAAATTTGCTGCTAGATTTTCCTCTAAGAACTTCACCACTTTAGCTTTCATGGAGGTCTGTGGTCAGTGTTGAGTTAACTTTCCCGCATGGTAGGGCCCGGGAGCACCATGTTAATTCTTGTGCATGTGGCCGGCCACCCAGCTGTCTTTGCAGCATTCCTTGACTTGTCTCATCATCTCTCTATCAGACGTAACTGTATTTGAAAAATTTTAGACACACTATAAAATTCCATATAATCAATCCAGTAACCAGTGGATCGTTTTTTAAAAGAGTGATTAAGAATAACTCTGAACCTGCGATGTTAGGAAAAATAGTCCTAACTAAAGTAGTAAGATCGAAGTTTAGGGGTGGTATAGAGCGGAAATTCCTTTTAGTAACTTAAATTTCTTCTGGGGTTATTGTGGCATCCAAGTCCTTATAAACTGTGTCTGTTAGTCAACTTTATGTCAAAATTGGAGCAAGTGTCTGATGAGATCCCCCCCTCCAGTAGCATTTATTTTGTCTGTATTTTatagctgtattttttttcttaaatacaaaCTGGTGATGAGCCAGTTTGATAGGATTCTAACAGCTATGCATGTGGACTAAAGTAAACTAAGAGAAACTTCCGAAACCTTGGAATTATTTGTGTTTTGACCAAAAgaatcatttttatgttttcatctaTTTTTGTAAACCTTTAGAATAATTTTTACTGTTCTGAAAGAGCAAAATAGACAAGCAGGAATGTTTATGGGGACAAAAATATGTCCCATTTCCCCCCCAGAGCTTGATGATGTGTGGGACAGATATCAATAGGAAACTGGACAAGTAAAggcaatttttttctgtatttcaacTTTATTGTTATCTTTAAATTGAAGTTCTAAAATGAAATCAGTAAAGCTGGTATGTAAAGGATTTGTAAATGCTGATTCTCTTCTGCTGGTTCAATTTCTGAAACTTAAACATGAATTGTGTTTTTTATATTCTAGGAGCCCTGGGTGCTGTGTTCAAGGTGTTCGTTATGAAGTTATTAGTAATACTTTTATTTCTGGGACTTCTCAGCGGTTGTAGAGGTAACTCTTCCTATAGCTTGACACCCCAGTTACTCCTGGTGTCCTTTGATGGATTTAGAGCCGACTACCTGCAGAACTATGATTTTCCTCACCTCCAGAACTTCATCAAAGAAGGTGTCCTGGTGGAACATGTTACAAACGTTTTTATCACAAAAACATTTCCAAACCACTACAGCATCGTGACTGGCTTATATGAGGAAAGCCATGGCATTGTAGCCAACTCCATGTATGATGAGGTcacaaagaaacatttttctgAAACAAATGATAAGGATCCATTTTGGTGGGATGGGGCAGTGCCTATCTGGGTGACCAATCAGCTCCAAGAAAACAGATCAAGTGCTGCTGCTATGTGGCCTGGTACTGATGTGCCCATTCACAATACCACACCTTCCTATTTTATGAATTACAGCAGCTCGGTGCCCTTTGAGGAGAGACTAAATAATGTTAccgaatggctcagcagttccaACCCACCAGTCACCTTTGCAACGCTCTACTGGGAAGAACCAGATGCAAGCGGCCACAGGTACGGGCCTGAAGATAAAGGAAACATGAGCAGGGTATTGAAAGAAATAGATGGCCTTGTTGGTGATCTTGTTCAACGACTCAAGGTGTTAGGACTGTGGGAAAACCTTAATGTCATCATCACGAGTGACCATGGGATGACGCAGTGTTCTGAGAACAGGCTGATACATTTGGACTCCTGCCTGGACCATTCAAACTACACAGTTATAGACCTCACCCCTGTGGCTGCCATTCTCCCCAAAATAAGTAAGTAGCTGTTTAAAGTAAGacatttctttcagtgatggGATCAGTCATAATACACAGTTCATATTTGCTTGGGAATCTCAGTGTAAAGCTGTCTCTTTTCAACGTCCACCAGCACAGGCCACATAATGGAAAGAGATAACGGGGGTTAATGAAAGTCCCCGTGTGTTCACGCCCATCTCGGACACTGTCACATAATTACTCTCGGTTTTGAGAATTGAAAGTAATTTAATCAGATAACATTGTCCAGAATGTATTCCTGTTTGTGCTAGTCAGATACAGCTTTGCTTCTAAGTCAGCCACCGGTTTTTCTTTTGTATCCCTTTTACAGACGTAACAGAGGTTTATGACAAACTGAAGCACTGTAGTCCTCACATGACTGTTTATCTCAAGGAAGAAATTCCTGACAGGTTTCACTACCAGCACAATGATCGCATCCAGCCGATTATTTTGGTTGCTGATGAAGGCTGGACAATCGTACTAAATAAGTCATCATTGAAGTGTAAGTATTTATTCTGTACTCAAGGCTGTACCACACACGGGAACCTGGGTTTGGAAGGCGGGAACTCTGATTCAGCTATGTTTATACGGTTCAGTTTGCAGAGGTAGTTCTCAGGTGATTTTCATTTGCTAGCCATTGCCAGTGGCCACAGTTTCACTCTCCCATTAGGAGGCTCTGCAACTTTGTGGGAAAGCTGCAGTTTCACTTTCTAATTCCTTTTCCtcgtgtgtattttttttttttaaaaaaaagaagagttcaCCCCAGTGACCCTTAGACTTTCCCAGATGGTGAAATCACTTCCTTGTGTGCTGTGGTCTGTGGGTCACTGGGCAAGAGTTGAAAGCAAACAGAGGGAGCGGTCAACTAAGTTAGCAAAGTAGAAACATCACAGCTGCTCCCTCCACGTGGACAGCACAGGGTGATTACTGCTCTTGTCTAAGATGAAGGTTATTCACCTGTATTTCGTATTTAATTTTATGACTCAAGAATTCTGATGTTGGAGTACATCGCAGGGGTCAGCGAACTTCCATAAAAGGccagataataaatattttcgGCTTTGTGGGCCAGCTGGTCTGTGTTTCAGCTACTCGGCTCTTTTTCTAGCATGAAAGCAGCTATGGTTAGTTAGTAAACTAATTGAAGCGGGGTACGTAGAAGTGGATGTTGCCTTACGAACACAGGTGAAGGACTATAGGATGGGAATTTGGAAGTATCAGGCAAGGGTTAAGACAGACTGGGTTTGTGtattatttatgttgttttaaaTACTTACTTTGTAAACTTGGAAAATCCAGAGCAGAGAACAAAGGCATCACAATCCGTCAGTATGGAAGTATCAACACATGTTATTTGTAGGACGTTCCCCTCCCAATACTTTTTCCATGTTACTGacttgaattaaaattttaattacagtGGAATCATTGGGGACTTGTCATATCAATCCCAGAACATTGCAACAAACTTCCATATCCCTAAAATGGAAATTCGTGAAATTCAAGACATTCACAGACAAGGTTGTTAGAGCTTATCTGAAGAGTCGGGTGTTGGGTTTCTATCAGGGAAGGTTATTCCctgataaagaaaaaatgtttttctttgagcCAGACATTTGGTGGAGTTACAAGCTGGAGTTGTCTGGATTTCTATTGCATTCAGTACACAGATGCTTTCTCTAAAATCCTCACTTATCTGCCCTTCCTGAGTTTTTGAGGTATGTATTAACTGGCAGTAAACACATTGTGCCATGGTATTTCTTACTGGAACAACTGAGATAGTTCAGCCTCGGGGCCCAGCCCCCCtcagtgctccccccccccccccccccccccccccgcactccCTCAGCTGTATAGGACCCTCAGCACTTGCACACTTTTTTAAACTACCCGTGCTGTTGatggtgagttttttttttttttgttttgtttttgtttttgtttttttttttttggtttttcgagacagggtttctcttgtgtagctttgcgcctttcctggaactcacttggtagcccaggctggcctcgaactcacagagatcctcctggctctgcctcccgagtgctgggattaaagacgtgcgccaccaccgcccggctgatggTGAGTTTTTACCTCTAGCCCGGGGATGGGTAGGTGAAGGAAGAGGTTTAGGGTGGACGCATACATACGTACATCAAGTTGAGAAGTATTAAGGTCTAAAGCCACGATTCACTAGGAAGAGAGGTGTGTGCATGGAAACAGGCAAGCTTCAGATGAAGGAAACACAGAGGTCATTTCTGTCTTCTGTATTACAGCCGGCCAGAATCTTGACAGATGGGGCTGGGCTGGCAAGAAGCTGGTGCATGTATAGTGAACAAGTTAATTTGTAATAAAAGACTCGTGTGTAATGATATAGTCTTTTTCCCAGTAGGTGACCATGGCTATGACAATTCTCTGCCGACTATGCATCCATTTCTTGCCGCCCATGGTCCTGCTTTTAGAAGAGGTTACAAGCAGAGCACCATGAACACGGTGGATATCTACCCAATGATGTGCCACATCCTGGGACTGAAACCACATCCCAATAATGGAACGTTCAGCCACACCAAGTGCTTGTTAGTGGACCAGTGGTGCATTAACCTCCCAGAAGTCATTGGGATTGTTGTCAGCGCACTGTTGCTGTTAACCCTGCTAACAGGCCTCATGATATTCATGCAGAACAGAACGCCTGCCTCCCGTCCGTTTTCCCGCCTTCAGCTGCAGGAGGATGACGATGATCCTTTAATTGGGTAGCCCACGGTGTCTTACTAATTTCAAAACTAAGGATCCGTGCAAGGAATGGTGTTACAACCGTAGAAAGATATATGTCAAAAGGGAAGACAGACATGTTGAaagtactttgttttgttttgttttctctcatgtcTCATTTTGGTGTGTTGCCCGATGTAAATGACCCTGACACTAGTAGATTGCTGGAAGACCAGTTAAAAGCACCTGCTTCACTAACAAGGAGTAGCCTTGGAGAAAAtactctggtttctttctttctttttcaataaatatCTAACTTTAAGTGAAAATATATCATAATTTAATAGGCATGCTCTTCTAAcagatttatatatttgtaaatgaCACAAAGATATTTATGTAAATTGTGAATTTTGTGTACCCTGGAGAAAAAGTTgcctatatttttatatttgcctTTAAGTAGTGTATATCCCAAGAAAACCCTTGAAGTAGGAaattctgtgatggttaataaATTGATTAGCCACATAGTATAGCTGTAACAtacaaagaaatcattttaagtaaagctgctaaaaacaaacaaaaaccaactaagACTATGTAATAGAAAGTCTGACCTTGTTAAGACCCTTAGCTGTTGACACCCCAGAAGTTGTGTCCttggagctgggcgtggtggtgaaCACCTGAAGGCCAAATAGTTGGGTGGGTGAGGCAGGGACTTTGTTTTAGTTACATTTTTTGGATACTCTTGTTAGTAAGAAATTTCAAGGAAAATTGTTTTTCCCTATTTGTGTTTAATGTCTTTGGGTAAgttgtgtatgcaagtgtgtttgcgtgtgtgagATTGTGTCGGTGTCATGTGACTTATAAAGGGGACTGGACTGTGTGCCAGAACACAGCCATCTGGAAAGGGTCAGCCCAAAGGACAGGTCACTTCTTGATAAACACCTTGGTTATTTATCAGTTTCCAAGTTGATATTACAGTTAAAACTCCTGTTACAGTTTTCAGTTCTCATGTTTATTGGAAGTGTTCAGATgctgtgggaaaaaaatctgacCTGAATATAAAGCTGCAAGGTCAGGAGTTTTCTGTTTACCTCTGAGACTTTGTGATGTGCCTTCCGTACGGCAGAGTGGTGAGAAATGTAGACCCGAGTTCGGTGTCTCCCGCTCTTTGCAGCGGTCATGTGCTGAGGGCGGAGAGCGTCAGCCCGGCACTGCTCCCTCAATTGACTCCACACCTTTCCTGAGAACCATGGATCTGGTGGGAAGCACCGTCATCATTCCCTGGCTAGTTGGTTCCTCAGAACCAGAATGATTAGAACAAACAGCCTGTATTATGTCCATTAGAGAAAAGACCAGTGGTTCCTGTACTAGTGTGACCTTGAAAGTTTTGACAATATAAAACAAACTTTGTTCTTGCTATTAAGATACAAGATGGCTGTCCAGTAAGTGTGCAGCAGTACAGGAAGGTGAACACCGATTAGCCGATGACAGAGGACACCTCCCAGTCATCTTAGAGACATGGCATTGTGTTGGCTCACTGCTGAGTTTCTGAAGTCGGATAGCCAGTGCCACAGTATCGGGGTTTTGAGAGGAATCTCTGTACAGCATACATCATCTGTGCTGTTAATCATAAAATGTGTGTTTTAGGAACAGGACTGATTGTTCATGAACATTCTGATTTATTTCGTTACATAAAATAGTGATACTAAAGGATAAAGAGTTaatcaaataatagaaaaattcCTACATACTtcaatttccatttttcaaagaaaataacaaatgaacTGCCATATACACTTTGAAAAGAAATTAGTGGCCATTTGAACTGTCTGCCAGCAGAGTATttaatattagttgaagatggcTTAGTCCCACAGTGCTGTCTATGGGTTCCAGTGACTCTTAGCTTGATTGTGGCGTCTACAGTGTCCAGCCTATGAGTGGGATTTTAGGAAGGGTGTCGTAGGAAGGGAGCCCTGTCAGTGTCTCAGCCCTTGCAACAGAGGTattgattttgtcttttcttccattctcAGAATACTAGAACTAGGTAATGTTTAT
This DNA window, taken from Peromyscus maniculatus bairdii isolate BWxNUB_F1_BW_parent chromosome 21, HU_Pman_BW_mat_3.1, whole genome shotgun sequence, encodes the following:
- the Enpp4 gene encoding bis(5'-adenosyl)-triphosphatase ENPP4 isoform X1 codes for the protein MLGQALHKQPVPCWSQPGALRAAQLVTGQFRCTFGALGAVFKVFVMKLLVILLFLGLLSGCRGNSSYSLTPQLLLVSFDGFRADYLQNYDFPHLQNFIKEGVLVEHVTNVFITKTFPNHYSIVTGLYEESHGIVANSMYDEVTKKHFSETNDKDPFWWDGAVPIWVTNQLQENRSSAAAMWPGTDVPIHNTTPSYFMNYSSSVPFEERLNNVTEWLSSSNPPVTFATLYWEEPDASGHRYGPEDKGNMSRVLKEIDGLVGDLVQRLKVLGLWENLNVIITSDHGMTQCSENRLIHLDSCLDHSNYTVIDLTPVAAILPKINVTEVYDKLKHCSPHMTVYLKEEIPDRFHYQHNDRIQPIILVADEGWTIVLNKSSLKLGDHGYDNSLPTMHPFLAAHGPAFRRGYKQSTMNTVDIYPMMCHILGLKPHPNNGTFSHTKCLLVDQWCINLPEVIGIVVSALLLLTLLTGLMIFMQNRTPASRPFSRLQLQEDDDDPLIG
- the Enpp4 gene encoding bis(5'-adenosyl)-triphosphatase ENPP4 isoform X5, whose amino-acid sequence is MLGQALHKQPVPCWSQPGALRAAQLVTGQFRCTFGALGAVFKVFVMKLLVILLFLGLLSGCRGNSSYSLTPQLLLVSFDGFRADYLQNYDFPHLQNFIKEGVLVEHVTNVFITKTFPNHYSIVTGLYEESHGIVANSMYDEVTKKHFSETNDKDPFWWDGAVPIWVTNQLQENRSSAAAMWPGTDVPIHNTTPSYFMNYSSSVPFEERLNNVTEWLSSSNPPVTFATLYWEEPDASGHRYGPEDKGNMSRVLKEIDGLVGDLVQRLKVLGLWENLNVIITSDHGMTQCSENRLIHLDSCLDHSNYTVIDLTPVAAILPKINVTEVYDKLKHCSPHMTVYLKEEIPDRFHYQHNDRIQPIILVADEGWTIVLNKSSLKLESLGTCHINPRTLQQTSISLKWKFVKFKTFTDKTFGGVTSWSCLDFYCIQYTDAFSKILTYLPFLSF
- the Enpp4 gene encoding bis(5'-adenosyl)-triphosphatase ENPP4 isoform X3 codes for the protein MLGQALHKQPVPCWSQPGALRAAQLVTGQFRCTFGALGAVFKVFVMKLLVILLFLGLLSGCRGNSSYSLTPQLLLVSFDGFRADYLQNYDFPHLQNFIKEGVLVEHVTNVFITKTFPNHYSIVTGLYEESHGIVANSMYDEVTKKHFSETNDKDPFWWDGAVPIWVTNQLQENRSSAAAMWPGTDVPIHNTTPSYFMNYSSSVPFEERLNNVTEWLSSSNPPVTFATLYWEEPDASGHRYGPEDKGNMSRVLKEIDGLVGDLVQRLKVLGLWENLNVIITSDHGMTQCSENRLIHLDSCLDHSNYTVIDLTPVAAILPKINVTEVYDKLKHCSPHMTVYLKEEIPDRFHYQHNDRIQPIILVADEGWTIVLNKSSLKLESLGTCHINPRTLQQTSISLKWKFVKFKTFTDKVVRAYLKSRVLGFYQGRLFPDKEKMFFFEPDIWWSYKLELSGFLLHSVHRCFL
- the Enpp4 gene encoding bis(5'-adenosyl)-triphosphatase ENPP4 isoform X2 gives rise to the protein MLGQALHKQPVPCWSQPGALRAAQLVTGQFRCTFGALGAVFKVFVMKLLVILLFLGLLSGCRGNSSYSLTPQLLLVSFDGFRADYLQNYDFPHLQNFIKEGVLVEHVTNVFITKTFPNHYSIVTGLYEESHGIVANSMYDEVTKKHFSETNDKDPFWWDGAVPIWVTNQLQENRSSAAAMWPGTDVPIHNTTPSYFMNYSSSVPFEERLNNVTEWLSSSNPPVTFATLYWEEPDASGHRYGPEDKGNMSRVLKEIDGLVGDLVQRLKVLGLWENLNVIITSDHGMTQCSENRLIHLDSCLDHSNYTVIDLTPVAAILPKINVTEVYDKLKHCSPHMTVYLKEEIPDRFHYQHNDRIQPIILVADEGWTIVLNKSSLKCDHGYDNSLPTMHPFLAAHGPAFRRGYKQSTMNTVDIYPMMCHILGLKPHPNNGTFSHTKCLLVDQWCINLPEVIGIVVSALLLLTLLTGLMIFMQNRTPASRPFSRLQLQEDDDDPLIG